A stretch of the Streptomyces venezuelae genome encodes the following:
- a CDS encoding serine/threonine-protein kinase, with product MRPVGSKYLLEEPLGRGATGTVWRARQQDTAGSGEIVAIKVLKEELANDADIVMRFLRERSVLLRLTHANIVRTRDLVVEGDLLALVMDLVEGPDLHKYIRENGPLTPVAASLLTAQIADALAASHADGVVHRDLKPANVLLDESDGQMRPMLTDFGIARLADSPGLTRTHEFVGTPAYVAPESAEGRPQTSAVDIYGAGILLYELVTGRPPFAGGTALEVLHRHLSEEPQRPSTVPEPLWTVIERCLRKEPGERPSAESLARGLRVVAAGIGVHSAPADVEAALGVGALLAPDPSPAPVPETPGAADPTQVLPSGAASPMGAYDPNGATSVLPPVGANDATSVLPSTGGPGGSGAPAADPTAVMPPVQRPDSPHPWQSQLQAARDRNEQTQIQYLDPSEDPLRRRPQRQAPPAAPPYQEPGSRRPRQQQPQQPQQYRQAPPPPQHYQQQPPPQAYQQPHQQYAPPPPQHYQPQPPPQAYQQPQRPQPQPHQPQYQPPAPPPQQPAPREPRAPREPRRSANPMRIPGLGCLKGCLFMIVLFVVAGWLIWEFTGLQEWVGTGKGWWDQLWSWGSGVVDWIGDIGSSGDGGTGGTGGGSGSGTP from the coding sequence GTGCGGCCAGTCGGCAGCAAGTACCTGCTCGAGGAGCCGCTCGGACGCGGCGCCACGGGCACCGTCTGGCGTGCGCGCCAGCAGGACACCGCCGGATCCGGCGAGATCGTCGCCATCAAGGTCCTCAAGGAAGAGCTCGCCAACGACGCCGACATCGTCATGCGCTTCCTGCGGGAGCGCTCGGTTCTGCTCCGCCTGACCCACGCCAATATCGTCCGCACCCGCGACCTCGTCGTGGAGGGTGATCTCCTTGCCCTCGTCATGGACCTGGTCGAGGGCCCGGACCTGCACAAGTACATCCGGGAGAACGGCCCGCTCACCCCGGTCGCAGCCAGCCTGCTGACCGCCCAGATCGCGGACGCGCTCGCCGCCAGCCACGCCGACGGGGTGGTCCACCGCGACCTGAAGCCCGCCAACGTGCTGCTGGACGAGAGCGACGGGCAGATGCGCCCGATGCTCACCGACTTCGGGATCGCCCGGCTGGCCGACTCCCCGGGCCTGACCCGCACCCATGAGTTCGTCGGCACCCCCGCCTATGTGGCCCCCGAGTCGGCCGAAGGCCGCCCGCAGACCTCCGCGGTCGACATCTACGGCGCCGGCATCCTGCTGTACGAGCTGGTGACCGGCCGCCCGCCGTTCGCCGGCGGCACTGCCCTGGAGGTGCTCCACCGCCACCTCAGCGAGGAGCCGCAGCGCCCGTCCACCGTGCCCGAGCCGCTGTGGACGGTCATCGAGCGCTGCCTGCGCAAGGAGCCGGGGGAGCGCCCCAGCGCCGAGAGCCTGGCCCGCGGCCTGCGCGTGGTCGCCGCCGGCATCGGCGTGCACTCCGCCCCGGCCGATGTCGAGGCCGCCCTCGGGGTCGGCGCGCTGCTCGCCCCCGACCCCTCGCCGGCGCCGGTCCCCGAGACCCCGGGTGCCGCCGACCCGACGCAGGTGCTGCCGTCCGGGGCCGCGTCCCCGATGGGTGCGTACGACCCGAACGGCGCGACCAGCGTGCTGCCTCCGGTCGGAGCGAACGACGCCACCTCGGTGCTGCCGAGCACCGGCGGCCCCGGCGGCTCCGGTGCCCCGGCCGCGGACCCCACCGCGGTGATGCCGCCCGTACAGCGTCCGGACTCGCCGCACCCGTGGCAGTCCCAGCTGCAGGCCGCCCGGGACCGGAACGAGCAGACCCAGATCCAGTACCTGGACCCCAGCGAGGACCCGCTGCGCCGGCGCCCGCAGCGCCAGGCGCCGCCCGCGGCCCCGCCCTACCAGGAGCCGGGGTCCCGGCGGCCCCGGCAGCAGCAGCCTCAGCAGCCCCAGCAGTACCGGCAGGCGCCCCCGCCGCCGCAGCACTACCAGCAGCAGCCCCCGCCGCAGGCGTACCAGCAGCCGCACCAGCAGTACGCGCCTCCGCCGCCGCAGCACTACCAGCCGCAGCCGCCGCCCCAGGCGTACCAGCAGCCGCAGCGCCCGCAGCCGCAGCCCCACCAGCCGCAGTACCAGCCGCCGGCACCGCCGCCGCAGCAGCCCGCGCCGCGGGAGCCCCGTGCCCCGCGCGAGCCGCGCCGCAGCGCCAACCCGATGCGGATTCCGGGCCTCGGCTGCCTCAAGGGCTGCTTGTTCATGATCGTGCTGTTTGTCGTGGCCGGCTGGCTGATCTGGGAGTT
- a CDS encoding FHA domain-containing protein yields the protein MQIRLTVIGPRNGHQTAPATCDVLVTAPVGTPLSAVASGLAATVGGPDTGGTVILYAGTERLDPQRRILGEPPLVDGAVLALHAPVPEAECASLPGSTAQLHVVAGPDAGGVHLLHPGRIRIGRSGEADVPLDDPDVSRLHCAVVVGEDGRVGVADLGSTNGTTVDGTAVGTEPVLLPPGALLRLGETTLLLTPSTHPPLPLTPDAEGHLALPGRAGTYAGPGAAGADGAAAPGTGRPGQPAPARAAGPATGAAGAYAEPGAAGAPGTGGAEAPAAPGGPGPYGSGRPGQPAPGTAGPGGPGAYGSTAPGTGRPGGPGQPAPGTAGPTGPAQPAPGAAAAPAAPARAAGPATGAAGATAGSGAAGPYAAPSAGHSPGAAGAAGHGMGRAGSGGAGAYAEPGAAGAYGGPGGAAAPGPNAPGGAMVRKVRRGLGAWARKWVGREEFDEAADAVAAEAEAECLPGGDNPAALLLAALGPTARLWARDPATALSAGLGAGSRVSLREAGALGLAGPRARLTGLARSVVAQLAALHSPAELEIVLLATDRARPVPDRVRDWAWLGWLPHTRPAHGQDCRLLLAYDREQAAARTAELTRRLDDGPLGAHWAAAEPEAVRQAAAAYDGPYTLVVLDGDPGPGPLRDLTGRLASHGPAAGIHLLCLAEAPAATPASTVEESFEAACAASPAFRDCGAVALLSGDVATTVRSFPVSGGRLVGHGRGATADAVSAAWAERFARALAPLRPEAGTPGPDPRPATAAALPQTSRLLDELGLARATPASLMARWAAATDQGQAVGGLAEVILGSGLRGPVGAELVADGPHLLIEGPPGSGRTELLRSVAASLSSAARPDRLGLVLLDGSGGERGEGLAPCTELPHVSAHLVASDPLRMREFAQALGAELKRRSELLDGVPFSEWHARRELSDRMIAPRQPSPGEHRNNSGSGGNSNSGDLDPQRSGTLRLRATAVRTEPAPGPSPLPRLVVLVDDFDALVAPALGSTGRPAAGSVVRALEAVAREGARLGVHLVATSARPERTAGTEPARLARLRVELDAPDQPGPGRGLLWFPDGRSVPFQGGRVTGRIPRTATQRPTVVPVEWERMGDPPARRPVRELGNGPTDLALLASALDRASHLVSAIPVLFPPAP from the coding sequence ATGCAGATCCGGCTGACCGTCATCGGGCCGCGCAACGGCCACCAGACCGCGCCCGCGACCTGTGACGTGCTCGTCACCGCGCCCGTCGGCACCCCGCTGTCCGCGGTGGCCTCCGGCCTGGCCGCGACCGTCGGCGGCCCGGACACCGGGGGCACGGTGATCCTCTACGCCGGTACGGAACGGCTCGATCCGCAGCGCCGGATCCTCGGCGAACCCCCGCTGGTGGACGGGGCGGTACTGGCCCTGCACGCGCCGGTCCCGGAAGCCGAGTGCGCCTCGCTGCCCGGCTCCACGGCCCAGCTCCACGTGGTGGCGGGGCCGGACGCGGGCGGGGTCCATCTGCTGCACCCCGGCCGCATCCGCATCGGGCGGTCCGGCGAGGCGGATGTCCCGCTGGACGATCCGGACGTGTCGCGGCTGCACTGCGCGGTGGTGGTGGGCGAGGACGGGCGGGTCGGCGTCGCGGACCTCGGCTCGACGAACGGCACGACGGTGGACGGCACGGCGGTCGGCACGGAACCGGTGCTGCTGCCCCCGGGCGCACTGCTCCGCCTCGGCGAAACCACCCTCCTCCTGACCCCGTCCACCCACCCCCCACTCCCCCTCACCCCGGACGCAGAGGGCCACCTGGCCCTCCCCGGCAGGGCCGGGACGTACGCGGGGCCCGGCGCAGCCGGGGCAGACGGCGCCGCCGCACCCGGCACCGGCCGCCCCGGCCAACCGGCCCCCGCCCGGGCCGCAGGCCCCGCCACCGGCGCAGCCGGAGCGTACGCCGAGCCCGGCGCAGCCGGGGCACCCGGCACCGGCGGAGCCGAGGCGCCCGCCGCGCCCGGCGGGCCCGGGCCGTACGGCTCCGGCCGCCCCGGCCAACCGGCCCCCGGCACAGCCGGGCCTGGCGGGCCCGGGGCCTACGGCTCCACCGCACCCGGCACGGGCCGGCCGGGCGGACCCGGCCAACCGGCCCCCGGCACAGCCGGGCCCACAGGCCCCGCACAGCCCGCCCCGGGCGCAGCCGCTGCGCCCGCAGCCCCCGCCCGCGCCGCAGGCCCCGCCACCGGCGCAGCCGGGGCGACCGCGGGGTCCGGGGCAGCCGGCCCGTACGCCGCGCCCAGCGCGGGCCACAGCCCTGGCGCAGCCGGAGCCGCAGGCCACGGCATGGGCCGGGCGGGCTCCGGCGGAGCCGGGGCATACGCCGAGCCCGGTGCAGCCGGGGCGTACGGCGGGCCCGGCGGGGCCGCGGCACCCGGACCGAACGCCCCAGGCGGAGCCATGGTGCGGAAGGTGCGGCGCGGCCTCGGCGCCTGGGCCCGGAAGTGGGTCGGGCGGGAGGAGTTCGACGAGGCGGCGGACGCCGTGGCCGCCGAGGCCGAGGCCGAGTGCCTGCCCGGCGGCGACAACCCCGCCGCGCTCCTGCTCGCCGCGCTCGGCCCCACCGCCCGGCTCTGGGCGCGGGACCCCGCCACGGCACTCAGCGCCGGGCTCGGCGCCGGCAGCCGGGTCTCGCTGCGCGAAGCCGGGGCGCTCGGGCTGGCCGGGCCGCGGGCCCGGCTGACCGGGCTGGCCCGGTCGGTCGTGGCCCAGCTCGCCGCCCTGCACTCCCCCGCCGAGCTGGAGATCGTCCTGCTCGCCACCGACCGCGCCCGCCCCGTCCCCGACCGGGTCCGGGACTGGGCCTGGCTCGGCTGGCTCCCGCACACCCGCCCCGCCCACGGCCAGGACTGCCGGCTGCTGCTCGCCTACGACCGCGAACAGGCCGCCGCCCGCACCGCCGAGCTGACCCGCCGCCTGGACGACGGCCCGCTCGGCGCCCACTGGGCCGCCGCCGAGCCGGAGGCCGTCCGGCAGGCCGCCGCCGCGTACGACGGCCCGTACACCCTGGTCGTACTGGACGGGGACCCCGGCCCCGGCCCGCTGCGGGACCTGACCGGCCGGCTGGCCTCGCACGGCCCCGCCGCCGGGATCCATCTGCTGTGCCTGGCCGAGGCGCCCGCCGCCACCCCCGCCTCCACCGTCGAGGAGTCCTTCGAGGCGGCCTGCGCCGCCTCCCCCGCCTTCCGCGACTGCGGTGCCGTCGCCCTGCTCAGCGGGGACGTGGCCACCACGGTCCGGAGTTTCCCGGTCAGCGGCGGCCGGCTGGTCGGTCACGGCCGGGGCGCCACCGCCGATGCCGTGTCCGCGGCCTGGGCGGAGCGGTTCGCCCGCGCCCTGGCCCCGCTCCGCCCGGAGGCCGGCACGCCCGGCCCGGACCCCCGCCCGGCCACCGCCGCCGCGCTGCCGCAGACTTCGCGGCTGCTGGACGAGCTGGGCCTGGCCCGGGCCACCCCGGCCTCGCTGATGGCCCGCTGGGCAGCCGCCACCGACCAGGGGCAGGCGGTCGGCGGCCTGGCCGAGGTGATCCTCGGCAGCGGGCTGCGCGGGCCGGTCGGGGCCGAGCTGGTGGCCGACGGGCCGCACCTGCTGATCGAGGGCCCGCCCGGCAGCGGGCGGACCGAACTGCTCCGCTCCGTCGCCGCCTCGCTGTCCTCCGCCGCCCGCCCGGACCGGCTCGGACTGGTGCTGCTGGACGGGTCCGGCGGCGAGCGCGGCGAGGGCCTCGCGCCCTGTACCGAGCTGCCGCACGTCTCGGCGCATCTGGTCGCCTCCGACCCGCTGCGCATGCGCGAGTTCGCGCAGGCCCTCGGCGCCGAGCTGAAGCGCCGGTCGGAGCTGCTGGACGGGGTGCCGTTCAGCGAGTGGCACGCCCGCCGTGAACTCTCCGACCGCATGATCGCCCCCCGCCAGCCCAGCCCCGGCGAGCACCGCAACAACAGCGGCAGCGGCGGCAACAGCAACAGCGGCGATCTGGACCCGCAGCGCTCGGGCACCCTGCGGCTGCGGGCCACCGCCGTCCGCACCGAACCGGCGCCCGGCCCGAGCCCGCTGCCCCGGCTGGTGGTCCTGGTGGACGACTTCGACGCACTGGTCGCGCCCGCGCTCGGCAGTACCGGCCGGCCGGCCGCCGGTTCGGTGGTCCGCGCCCTGGAGGCGGTGGCCCGGGAGGGCGCCCGGCTCGGGGTGCACCTGGTGGCCACCAGCGCCCGTCCGGAGCGCACCGCCGGCACCGAACCGGCCCGGCTGGCGCGGCTCCGGGTGGAGCTCGACGCTCCGGACCAGCCCGGCCCCGGCCGCGGCCTGCTGTGGTTCCCGGACGGCCGGAGCGTTCCCTTCCAGGGCGGCCGGGTGACCGGCCGGATCCCGCGGACCGCCACCCAGCGGCCGACGGTGGTGCCGGTGGAATGGGAGCGGATGGGTGATCCGCCGGCCCGCCGTCCGGTGCGCGAGCTGGGCAACGGCCCGACCGATCTCGCCCTGCTGGCCAGTGCCCTGGACCGGGCCTCGCACCTGGTCTCGGCGATACCCGTGCTGTTCCCGCCCGCCCCGTAG
- a CDS encoding ABC transporter substrate-binding protein — MRNRGRSRTTTHAWVAMAALGALALTACGGDGGDGGTGKEGSTPSGGAARPGGVELPSLAGEKIEVAAVWTGPEQANFTKVLKEFEKRTGATVTFVPAQDPIVTFLGTKVAGGQPPDVALLPQVGALVSAVQNKWAQPVGPAAQAQLDKNYSPGWKSLGAVGGTQYGVYYKAANKSLVWYNAKAFEAAGAKVPKTWKEFLATAETLSASGIPAVSVGGADGWTLTDWFENIYLSQAGPEKYDKLAKHEIKWTDDSVKQALTTLGELFGRKDYLAGGQTGALATEFPKSVTQTFTGGDQPAAAMVFEGDFVAVNIAQTDAKIGEDALVFPFPAVGAKAPVVSGGDVAVALKPSKGAQALLTFLASADAAEIQAAEGGFVSPNKSVRPEAYPNDIQREIAKALIAAGDDFRFDMSDQAPASFGGTPGAGEWKALQDFLKNPADVAGTQARLESDAAKAFGN; from the coding sequence ATGCGCAACCGCGGACGAAGCCGTACGACGACGCACGCCTGGGTGGCGATGGCCGCCCTGGGCGCACTCGCGCTGACCGCCTGCGGCGGGGACGGCGGGGACGGCGGCACCGGGAAGGAGGGCAGCACCCCCTCGGGCGGTGCGGCCCGGCCCGGCGGGGTCGAATTACCCTCCCTGGCAGGGGAGAAGATCGAGGTCGCGGCCGTCTGGACGGGCCCCGAACAGGCCAACTTCACCAAGGTGCTCAAGGAGTTCGAGAAGCGCACCGGGGCCACCGTCACCTTCGTGCCGGCCCAGGACCCCATCGTGACCTTCCTCGGTACCAAGGTCGCGGGCGGGCAGCCGCCGGACGTGGCGCTGCTGCCGCAGGTCGGGGCACTGGTCTCGGCCGTGCAGAACAAGTGGGCGCAGCCGGTGGGGCCCGCGGCCCAGGCCCAGCTCGACAAGAACTACTCGCCGGGCTGGAAGTCCCTGGGCGCGGTCGGCGGCACCCAGTACGGGGTGTACTACAAGGCGGCCAACAAATCCCTGGTCTGGTACAACGCGAAGGCCTTCGAGGCGGCCGGGGCGAAGGTCCCCAAGACCTGGAAGGAGTTCCTGGCCACCGCCGAGACCTTGTCGGCCTCCGGCATCCCGGCCGTGTCGGTCGGCGGTGCGGACGGCTGGACCCTCACCGACTGGTTCGAGAACATCTATCTCTCCCAGGCGGGTCCGGAAAAGTACGACAAGCTGGCCAAGCACGAGATCAAGTGGACGGACGACAGCGTCAAGCAGGCCCTGACCACCCTCGGTGAGCTGTTCGGCCGCAAGGACTATCTGGCGGGCGGCCAGACCGGGGCGCTGGCCACCGAGTTCCCCAAGTCGGTGACGCAGACCTTCACCGGCGGCGACCAGCCGGCCGCGGCGATGGTCTTCGAGGGCGACTTCGTCGCGGTGAACATCGCCCAGACCGATGCGAAGATCGGCGAGGACGCGCTGGTGTTCCCGTTCCCGGCGGTCGGCGCGAAAGCCCCGGTGGTCTCGGGCGGCGATGTGGCGGTGGCGCTCAAGCCCTCGAAGGGTGCGCAGGCCCTGCTGACCTTCCTGGCCTCGGCGGATGCGGCGGAGATCCAGGCCGCCGAGGGCGGTTTCGTCTCACCCAACAAGTCGGTGCGGCCCGAGGCGTATCCGAACGACATCCAGCGGGAGATCGCCAAGGCGCTGATCGCGGCGGGCGACGACTTCCGGTTCGACATGTCCGACCAGGCCCCGGCGTCCTTCGGCGGCACGCCGGGCGCGGGTGAGTGGAAGGCGCTCCAGGACTTCCTGAAGAACCCGGCCGATGTGGCCGGTACGCAGGCCCGGCTGGAGTCCGACGCGGCCAAGGCCTTCGGGAACTGA
- a CDS encoding carbohydrate ABC transporter permease: MVAAAFLLPALLLLGALVVQPIGYSVYRSLFDRSGGSFVGLDNYGEILRDDAIRNALKNTAVWVVLAPVTATVLGLLFAVLTERVRWGTAFKLLVFMPMAISMLAAGIIFRLVYEQDPDRGVANAVWVGVHDTFAESSAFPKARPGRDSPLVPAGGGAYVTREPVRAGVPVLLPLVGVAPAALPEGTKTARPPAGEPGKVTGTAWQDFTRGGGGQTNAVDPAESAYAGMRIEAVKDGKVVESVRARADGTFTLSEKADGAVLRLPAANFREAYAGVDWLGPALVTPAVIGAYVWMWAGFAMVLIAAGLAAVPRELLEAARVDGANEWQVFRRITVPVLAPVLVVVLVTLVINVMKIFDLVFVIAPGSVQDDANVLALQLYRTSFGTDADQGVGSAIAVLLLLLVVPVMLVNIRRLRKERSR; the protein is encoded by the coding sequence ATGGTGGCGGCGGCCTTCCTGCTGCCCGCGCTGCTGCTGCTCGGCGCGCTGGTCGTGCAGCCGATCGGCTACTCCGTCTACCGCAGTCTCTTCGACCGGTCCGGCGGCTCCTTCGTGGGCCTGGACAACTACGGGGAGATCCTGCGGGACGACGCCATCCGCAATGCGCTGAAGAACACGGCGGTGTGGGTGGTGCTGGCGCCCGTCACGGCGACCGTGCTCGGTCTGCTCTTCGCGGTCCTGACGGAACGGGTCCGCTGGGGCACGGCGTTCAAGCTGCTGGTGTTCATGCCCATGGCGATCTCGATGCTGGCGGCCGGGATCATCTTCCGGCTGGTGTACGAGCAGGATCCCGACAGGGGCGTGGCCAATGCGGTGTGGGTGGGGGTGCACGACACCTTCGCCGAGAGTTCGGCCTTCCCCAAGGCCCGGCCCGGCCGTGATTCGCCGCTGGTGCCGGCCGGCGGCGGCGCGTATGTGACGCGGGAGCCGGTCCGGGCGGGCGTGCCGGTGCTGCTGCCGCTGGTCGGGGTCGCCCCGGCCGCGCTCCCGGAGGGGACGAAGACCGCCCGCCCGCCGGCCGGCGAACCGGGGAAGGTCACCGGCACCGCCTGGCAGGACTTCACCCGGGGCGGGGGCGGGCAGACGAACGCGGTGGACCCGGCCGAATCGGCGTACGCGGGCATGCGGATCGAGGCGGTGAAGGACGGGAAGGTGGTGGAGTCCGTCCGGGCCCGGGCGGACGGCACGTTCACCCTGTCGGAGAAGGCCGACGGGGCGGTGCTGCGGCTCCCGGCGGCCAACTTCCGGGAGGCGTACGCGGGGGTGGACTGGCTGGGTCCCGCGCTGGTGACCCCGGCGGTCATCGGGGCGTACGTGTGGATGTGGGCGGGCTTCGCGATGGTGCTGATCGCGGCCGGGCTCGCGGCGGTGCCCCGGGAGCTGCTGGAGGCGGCCCGGGTGGACGGGGCGAACGAGTGGCAGGTGTTCCGCCGGATCACCGTGCCGGTGCTGGCACCGGTCCTGGTGGTGGTCCTGGTGACCCTGGTGATCAACGTGATGAAGATCTTCGACCTGGTCTTCGTGATCGCGCCGGGGTCGGTGCAGGACGATGCGAACGTGCTGGCGCTCCAGCTGTACCGGACCTCGTTCGGCACGGACGCCGATCAGGGGGTGGGCAGCGCGATCGCGGTCCTGCTGCTGCTCCTGGTGGTGCCGGTGATGCTGGTGAACATCCGGCGGCTGCGGAAGGAGCGTTCCCGATGA
- a CDS encoding carbohydrate ABC transporter permease yields the protein MKDSLVSRLAARTAGGAVRVFLVLAALFWLLPTLGLLLSSFLAPSDLNREGWWQVFSEPARLTTENYADLLANDTITKSLLSTVAITVPATVLVVLLGAFAGYAFAWLEFPGRDWLFLVVVGLLVVPVQVALIPVSELFGTIGLFETTAGVVLFHTAFGLPFAVFLLRNFFAEIPRELLEAARLDGAGELRLFTRVVLPLGGPAIASLGIFQFLWVWNDMLVALVFADSANPPVTVALQQQVRQFGNNIDVLAPGAFLSMVIPLIVFFAFQRQFVSGVMAGAVK from the coding sequence ATGAAGGATTCCCTCGTGTCCCGGCTGGCCGCGCGGACCGCCGGCGGGGCGGTCCGGGTCTTCCTGGTCCTTGCCGCCCTGTTCTGGCTGCTGCCCACGCTCGGCCTGCTGCTGTCCTCGTTCCTGGCGCCTTCCGACCTGAACCGGGAGGGCTGGTGGCAGGTCTTCTCCGAGCCGGCCCGGCTGACCACCGAGAACTACGCGGACCTGCTGGCGAACGACACGATCACGAAGTCACTGCTCAGCACGGTGGCGATCACCGTGCCGGCCACGGTGCTGGTGGTGCTGCTCGGCGCGTTCGCCGGATACGCCTTCGCCTGGCTGGAGTTCCCCGGGCGGGACTGGCTGTTCCTGGTCGTGGTGGGGTTGTTGGTGGTACCGGTCCAGGTCGCGCTGATCCCGGTCTCCGAACTCTTCGGCACGATCGGCCTCTTCGAGACGACGGCCGGGGTGGTCCTGTTCCACACGGCCTTCGGGCTGCCGTTCGCGGTGTTCCTGCTACGGAACTTCTTCGCGGAGATCCCGCGGGAGCTGCTGGAGGCGGCCCGCCTCGACGGGGCCGGTGAACTGCGGCTGTTCACCCGGGTGGTGCTGCCGCTGGGCGGTCCGGCGATCGCCTCGCTGGGCATCTTCCAGTTCCTGTGGGTGTGGAACGACATGCTGGTGGCGCTGGTGTTCGCGGATTCGGCGAACCCGCCCGTCACGGTCGCACTCCAGCAGCAGGTCCGGCAGTTCGGCAACAACATCGACGTGCTCGCGCCCGGCGCGTTCCTGTCGATGGTGATCCCGCTGATCGTGTTCTTCGCCTTCCAGCGGCAGTTCGTGTCGGGGGTGATGGCGGGGGCGGTGAAGTAG
- a CDS encoding bifunctional glycosyltransferase family 2 protein/CDP-glycerol:glycerophosphate glycerophosphotransferase, whose product MPRFSVIVPAYKVQAYLQESLDSVLSQSYPDLELIAVDDASPDACGSIVDEYAARDPRVTAVHLAHNLGLGPARNAGLARATGDYIVFLDGDDTLAPGALQAIADRLKATGSPDVLVYDYARTFWTGELLRNRLSHRLCEEGPASFRLADRPALLGMLMVVWNKAYRREFVEREELVFPTGLYEDTPWTYPALLAAESVAVLDRVCVHYRQRRTGSILTTTTPRHLDIFDQYDRVFAFLAGRPELERWRPLVHRRMAEHYCALFADRVRLPRASRPEFFRRAADQLRRYRAPGPRSGGPLPVSRVDRLRHTLMRLGLRRLYRSLSVLRAAGLAAARGAAAARQGLRETVCRLHYRLQRLRPLRSDLAVFSAYWHGGYACNPAAIEAKLRELAPGMRTAWICGPGHASGLPRATAALRPGSFAYWTALARARYLVTNVNFDRALVKRRGQILVQTQHGTPLKRVGLDLQDRPAATPTTDFAGLLRGADQWDYLLSSNRHSTLVWEKAVPSSYTTLEYGYPRNDVFHRASASDVAELRDRLGIPAGTTAVLYAPTHRDYRRSRPDYLDFDRVLRDLGPRFTILARAHHTYGDVPLSRDAHPRLIDVSGHPSVEELCLAADALVTDYSSLMFDYASLDRPIVIHADDWEAYEAARGTYFDLRAFPPGAIARTEDELIDIFATGHWQGSRSAELRAAFRARFCTYDDGHAAERVVRRVFLDQSDGLPAFVPLEARHPAPAASAAAGAAVSSPPLAGLSPSRWP is encoded by the coding sequence GTGCCCCGGTTCAGCGTCATCGTGCCCGCGTACAAGGTCCAGGCGTACCTGCAGGAGAGTCTGGACTCGGTCCTTTCCCAGTCGTACCCGGACCTGGAACTGATCGCGGTGGACGACGCCTCCCCGGACGCCTGCGGTTCGATCGTCGACGAGTACGCGGCCCGCGATCCGCGGGTCACCGCCGTCCACCTGGCGCACAACCTGGGCCTGGGTCCGGCCCGCAACGCGGGTCTGGCCCGGGCGACCGGCGACTACATCGTGTTCCTGGACGGGGACGACACCCTCGCCCCGGGCGCCCTCCAGGCCATCGCCGACCGGCTCAAGGCGACCGGCTCCCCGGACGTCCTGGTGTACGACTACGCGCGCACCTTCTGGACCGGGGAGCTGCTCCGCAACCGGCTGTCCCACCGGCTCTGCGAGGAGGGCCCGGCCAGCTTCCGGCTCGCCGACCGTCCGGCGCTGCTCGGCATGCTGATGGTGGTGTGGAACAAGGCCTACCGCCGCGAGTTCGTGGAGCGCGAGGAGCTCGTCTTCCCGACCGGCCTGTACGAGGACACCCCGTGGACCTACCCGGCCCTGCTGGCGGCCGAGTCCGTGGCGGTCCTGGACCGGGTGTGCGTGCACTACCGGCAGCGGCGGACCGGGTCGATCCTCACCACGACCACACCCCGGCATCTGGACATCTTCGACCAGTACGACCGGGTGTTCGCCTTCCTGGCCGGCCGCCCGGAGCTGGAGCGCTGGCGGCCCCTGGTGCACCGGCGGATGGCCGAGCACTACTGCGCGCTGTTCGCGGACCGGGTGCGGCTGCCGCGGGCGTCCCGGCCGGAGTTCTTCCGGCGGGCGGCCGACCAGCTGCGCCGCTACCGGGCGCCGGGCCCGCGGAGCGGCGGCCCGCTGCCGGTGTCCCGGGTGGACCGGCTGCGGCACACCCTGATGCGGCTGGGCCTGCGGCGCCTGTACCGCAGCCTGTCGGTGCTGCGGGCGGCCGGGCTGGCGGCGGCCCGGGGCGCGGCGGCGGCCCGCCAGGGGCTGCGCGAGACGGTGTGCCGGCTGCACTACCGGCTCCAGCGGCTGCGGCCCCTCCGCTCCGACCTCGCCGTCTTCAGTGCGTACTGGCACGGCGGCTACGCCTGCAATCCGGCGGCGATCGAGGCGAAGCTGCGGGAGCTGGCGCCGGGCATGCGGACGGCGTGGATCTGCGGCCCGGGCCATGCCTCGGGGCTGCCCCGGGCCACGGCCGCGCTCCGCCCGGGCTCGTTCGCGTACTGGACGGCCCTGGCCCGGGCGCGCTACCTGGTCACCAACGTCAACTTCGACCGCGCCCTGGTCAAACGCCGCGGCCAGATCCTCGTCCAAACCCAGCACGGCACCCCGCTGAAGCGGGTCGGCCTGGACCTCCAGGACCGCCCGGCGGCCACCCCGACCACCGATTTCGCGGGGCTGCTGCGCGGCGCCGACCAGTGGGACTACCTGCTGTCCTCGAACCGCCATTCCACCCTGGTCTGGGAGAAGGCCGTGCCTTCGTCCTACACCACCCTGGAGTACGGCTATCCGCGCAACGACGTGTTCCACCGGGCGTCCGCCTCGGACGTGGCGGAGCTCCGGGACCGCCTGGGCATCCCGGCCGGCACCACGGCCGTCCTGTACGCCCCCACGCACCGCGACTACCGCCGCAGCCGCCCGGACTACCTGGACTTCGACCGGGTGCTGCGGGACCTGGGTCCGCGCTTCACGATCCTGGCCCGCGCCCATCACACCTACGGTGACGTCCCGTTGTCCCGGGACGCGCATCCGCGCCTGATCGACGTCTCGGGGCACCCCTCGGTGGAGGAGCTGTGCCTGGCGGCCGACGCGCTGGTCACCGACTACTCGTCCCTGATGTTCGACTACGCCTCGCTGGACCGGCCGATCGTGATCCACGCGGACGACTGGGAGGCGTACGAGGCCGCCCGCGGCACCTACTTCGACCTCCGGGCGTTCCCGCCCGGCGCGATCGCCCGGACCGAGGACGAACTGATCGACATCTTCGCCACCGGCCACTGGCAGGGCTCCCGCTCGGCCGAGCTCCGGGCGGCCTTCCGGGCGCGGTTCTGCACGTACGACGACGGGCACGCGGCGGAACGCGTGGTCCGCCGGGTCTTCCTGGACCAGTCGGACGGCCTCCCCGCGTTCGTCCCCCTGGAGGCCCGCCACCCCGCCCCGGCGGCATCGGCCGCCGCCGGGGCCGCCGTCTCCAGTCCCCCGCTGGCGGGCCTGAGCCCGTCGCGCTGGCCTTAG